Proteins encoded together in one Haloarcula rubripromontorii window:
- a CDS encoding FAD-binding and (Fe-S)-binding domain-containing protein has translation MAYDSRPPQQHDPATDPSANYDYQGDSVNRPDLVSALERRVDGDVRFDAYTRELFATDASAYEQLPIGVVSPVSTDDVVAVMEYCAEEGIPVLPRGGGTSLAGQSVNEAVVLDFKRHMDEPLSVDPEAEQARAQVGITIARLNDRLEPHGLKFAPDPAWGDKSVLGGAIGNNTTGAHSLKYGKTDAYIEECEVVLADGTRTTFGWVDIDNLEARAAEAGPDADLETRIYAEVAKIISEDAAEIDARYPDLKRNVSGYNLDELVDNARERGEVNLARLLAGSEGTLAVVTEATVSLEPVPEATAVAMLTYDDIISAMRDVAPILDHDPSAVEVMDDVLLDLAAETPEFADVVGMLPEETDSTLLVEFYADSAEDGAQKVADLLADRLPGYDAKASPSEGSGSVTDAPVHAVDALEAYDADRQAKFWKMRKAGLPILLSRTGDDKHWPFVEDTAVPAENLPEYVADIRELFDEHDTFASYYAHAGPGVLHIRPLLNLKSGDGIETMEAISDAITDLVVQYDGSVSGEHGDGRARTQWNRKLYGDDLWETFRDLKSAFDPDWRLNPGNICGDHDPAEDLRYDPDYAFDAGFEPALDWDNENGFQGMVELCHGCAGCTGHQETTGGVMCPTYRAAEEEITSTRGRANMLRSAMDGDLPDDPFDEEFVTEVLDLCIGCKGCKKDCPSGVDMAKLKAEVVHEHHQREGISLRDRLFANVETVLSVGSAFAPVSNWLMDLPGAGRLMEKTVGITEERTLPAFHRSTFRDWWADRGGALVAASRADRKVLLLADPYTNYSHPDVGKAAVEVLEAAGVHIVMPDDVTDSGRPAFSKSMLDHARETARANVDALAPRIREGWDVVTIEPSDAVMYQVDYRDLLSGDDVDAVAENTYGVCEYIDTYRLGEAISFSEAGESLAYHGHCHQKATKKDHHAVGVLRRAGYDVDPLDSGCCGMAGSFGYEAEHYSMSEGIADLLLGQIADSPAEQVVAPGASCRSQIDDFADGDAEPPHPIEMVAAAIR, from the coding sequence ATGGCATACGACTCCCGACCCCCCCAACAGCACGACCCGGCGACAGACCCGAGCGCGAACTACGACTATCAGGGCGACAGCGTCAACCGGCCGGACCTCGTTTCGGCCCTGGAGCGTCGCGTGGACGGCGACGTACGCTTCGACGCGTACACCCGGGAACTGTTCGCGACTGACGCGAGCGCCTACGAACAGCTCCCAATCGGCGTCGTCTCGCCGGTCTCGACCGACGATGTGGTCGCGGTGATGGAGTACTGCGCCGAGGAAGGCATTCCAGTCCTCCCACGGGGCGGCGGGACCAGTCTCGCCGGACAGTCGGTAAACGAGGCGGTCGTCCTCGATTTCAAGCGGCACATGGACGAACCGCTGTCGGTCGACCCGGAGGCCGAACAGGCCCGTGCGCAGGTCGGCATCACCATCGCTCGACTCAACGACCGACTCGAACCCCACGGCCTGAAATTCGCGCCGGACCCCGCGTGGGGCGACAAGAGCGTTCTCGGCGGTGCAATCGGGAACAACACGACCGGCGCGCACTCGCTGAAGTACGGCAAGACCGACGCGTACATCGAGGAATGTGAGGTCGTCCTCGCAGACGGCACTCGAACAACATTCGGCTGGGTCGACATCGATAACCTCGAAGCGCGGGCGGCCGAGGCCGGGCCGGACGCCGATCTCGAAACCCGGATTTACGCCGAAGTCGCCAAGATAATCTCGGAGGACGCCGCCGAAATCGATGCCAGGTATCCCGACCTCAAGCGCAACGTCTCCGGGTACAACCTCGACGAACTGGTCGACAACGCGAGGGAGCGCGGCGAGGTCAACCTCGCCCGACTGCTCGCCGGAAGCGAGGGAACGCTGGCAGTCGTGACGGAGGCGACAGTCTCGCTGGAACCCGTCCCCGAGGCCACCGCCGTCGCCATGCTGACTTACGACGACATTATCTCGGCGATGCGGGACGTGGCCCCGATTCTCGACCACGACCCATCGGCGGTCGAGGTGATGGACGACGTGCTGCTGGACCTCGCCGCAGAGACGCCGGAGTTCGCCGATGTCGTCGGCATGCTTCCCGAAGAAACGGATTCGACGCTGCTCGTCGAGTTCTACGCGGACTCGGCCGAGGACGGCGCTCAGAAGGTCGCTGACCTACTCGCCGACCGGCTCCCGGGCTACGACGCTAAGGCGTCGCCGAGCGAGGGATCGGGGTCGGTCACCGACGCCCCCGTTCACGCCGTCGACGCGCTGGAGGCGTACGACGCGGATCGGCAGGCCAAGTTCTGGAAGATGCGCAAAGCCGGGCTGCCGATTCTGCTATCGCGAACGGGTGACGACAAGCACTGGCCGTTCGTCGAAGACACGGCGGTCCCGGCCGAGAACCTCCCGGAGTACGTCGCCGATATCCGGGAGCTGTTCGACGAGCACGACACCTTCGCCTCATACTACGCCCATGCCGGCCCCGGCGTGTTGCATATCAGGCCGCTGTTGAACCTGAAATCCGGCGATGGCATCGAGACGATGGAAGCCATCTCCGACGCCATCACGGATCTCGTCGTCCAGTACGACGGGTCAGTGTCGGGGGAACACGGCGACGGTCGCGCCAGAACCCAGTGGAACCGGAAACTGTACGGCGACGACCTCTGGGAAACCTTCCGCGACCTGAAATCGGCGTTCGACCCCGACTGGCGGCTGAACCCGGGCAACATCTGCGGCGACCACGACCCGGCCGAGGACCTCCGGTACGACCCCGACTACGCGTTCGACGCGGGCTTCGAGCCCGCGCTCGACTGGGATAACGAAAACGGGTTCCAGGGGATGGTCGAACTCTGCCACGGGTGTGCGGGCTGTACCGGCCATCAGGAGACCACGGGCGGGGTGATGTGTCCGACCTACCGCGCTGCCGAGGAGGAAATCACCAGTACTCGCGGCCGGGCCAACATGCTCCGGTCGGCGATGGACGGCGACCTCCCCGACGACCCATTCGACGAGGAGTTTGTCACCGAAGTGCTGGACCTCTGTATCGGCTGTAAGGGCTGCAAGAAGGACTGTCCGAGTGGCGTCGACATGGCGAAGCTCAAGGCCGAGGTGGTCCACGAACACCACCAGCGCGAGGGTATCTCGCTCCGGGACCGGCTGTTCGCCAACGTCGAGACGGTACTCTCGGTCGGGAGTGCATTCGCTCCAGTGTCGAACTGGCTGATGGACCTCCCGGGGGCGGGCCGCCTCATGGAGAAAACGGTCGGCATCACGGAAGAGCGTACCCTGCCCGCCTTCCACCGGTCCACGTTCCGGGACTGGTGGGCCGACCGCGGCGGGGCGCTTGTCGCGGCGAGCAGAGCCGACCGGAAGGTGCTGTTGCTCGCCGACCCGTACACGAACTACAGCCACCCTGATGTCGGGAAAGCGGCCGTAGAAGTGCTGGAGGCGGCGGGCGTCCACATCGTCATGCCAGACGACGTGACAGACAGCGGCCGGCCCGCGTTCTCCAAGAGTATGCTGGACCACGCTCGCGAGACGGCACGGGCGAACGTGGACGCCCTCGCGCCGCGAATCCGTGAGGGCTGGGACGTTGTCACTATCGAGCCCTCCGACGCGGTGATGTACCAGGTCGACTACCGGGACCTCCTTTCCGGCGACGACGTCGATGCCGTCGCAGAGAACACGTACGGCGTCTGCGAGTACATCGACACGTACCGGCTTGGGGAGGCTATCTCCTTTAGTGAGGCTGGCGAGTCGCTGGCCTACCACGGCCACTGCCACCAGAAGGCGACGAAGAAGGACCATCACGCCGTGGGCGTCCTCCGGCGGGCCGGCTACGATGTGGACCCGCTCGATTCAGGCTGTTGTGGCATGGCCGGCTCCTTCGGCTACGAGGCCGAACACTATTCGATGAGCGAGGGCATCGCTGATCTCCTGCTGGGACAGATCGCTGACTCGCCCGCCGAGCAGGTTGTCGCCCCCGGCGCGTCCTGTCGGTCTCAGATTGACGATTTCGCCGATGGCGACGCGGAACCGCCACATCCAATCGAGATGGTCGCAGCGGCGATACGGTAA
- a CDS encoding Nramp family divalent metal transporter, whose amino-acid sequence MPEEKPTEQSDVAEETESETAEVYASRKEQRYPISSYTPVAYDNLEAAPESDAHPDTGTGGRFRELSLPKVPKLRHVVGPSAIMLGASLGSGETLFWPHLVASYGWGLYWLFLVAVSLHFIINTEIQRWTLATGESVFRAFERVHPVLPLAMLLGGFVSLGWPGWAASAARIGAEGLALGTYDFAGVDIVGWRLFGIGLMVFIWVTYQVTPLMYNVVESLQLVLVALSIAFTLLLFVLIGSVDVLFGVPGSLTEVGDYSPVGTIAVLVGALAYAGAGGYLNLSQSLWIREKGYGMGRYQGRIKNPFAGDDPETVHEDGFTFTPDTQNLKRWRGWWRVTQLEHLLTFLLGLLLVTTILVVIAVSQAPGTTSDAVDMWLIEIAPSVGGVTTSVIYVTLFLALFTTEYAIIESFVRNSSDIIYELYGREAGWSLPRLFWGLLTVFCGWGVLILTLPISISDPFGLLVVGAAMSGLLMWPYIVIVQLVNTVRLPEHTMPGWGRVVAMWVAAAFFGYFSVLLIGTGLTTRLGLRAFTVKPTVLGSGLGGYVLWAVFLLVQVYTMYRVGRAKVAADGTVADAATAKGWFS is encoded by the coding sequence ATGCCAGAGGAAAAGCCGACGGAACAGTCGGACGTAGCAGAAGAGACGGAGTCAGAGACAGCAGAGGTGTACGCCTCTCGAAAAGAGCAGCGGTATCCCATCTCATCGTACACCCCAGTCGCGTATGACAATCTCGAAGCGGCACCGGAGAGTGATGCCCATCCGGACACGGGAACGGGCGGGCGGTTCAGAGAACTCTCGTTGCCGAAAGTACCGAAGCTCCGCCACGTCGTCGGTCCCAGCGCAATCATGCTCGGGGCATCGCTCGGGAGCGGTGAGACGCTGTTCTGGCCGCATCTGGTCGCCAGCTACGGCTGGGGGCTGTACTGGCTGTTCCTCGTGGCTGTCAGCCTCCACTTTATCATCAACACCGAGATACAGCGGTGGACACTCGCGACCGGTGAGAGCGTGTTTCGGGCGTTCGAACGGGTTCATCCGGTCCTCCCACTGGCCATGCTACTGGGCGGGTTCGTCAGTCTCGGCTGGCCGGGCTGGGCCGCAAGCGCCGCGCGAATCGGGGCTGAAGGGCTCGCTCTCGGCACATATGACTTCGCCGGCGTCGACATCGTCGGCTGGCGGCTGTTCGGCATCGGGCTCATGGTGTTCATCTGGGTTACCTACCAAGTGACGCCGCTGATGTACAACGTCGTCGAGAGCCTCCAGCTTGTTCTGGTGGCGCTGTCCATCGCGTTCACACTGTTGCTGTTCGTACTCATCGGGTCGGTGGACGTGCTGTTTGGCGTCCCGGGAAGTCTGACTGAAGTCGGTGACTACTCGCCGGTCGGGACCATCGCCGTGCTGGTCGGCGCGCTGGCCTACGCCGGGGCGGGCGGCTACCTCAACCTCTCACAGAGCCTCTGGATACGCGAGAAAGGCTACGGAATGGGCCGGTATCAGGGCCGGATCAAGAACCCCTTCGCCGGCGATGACCCCGAAACCGTCCACGAAGACGGGTTCACGTTCACCCCAGACACGCAAAACCTCAAACGGTGGCGGGGCTGGTGGCGCGTCACACAGCTCGAACACCTCTTGACCTTCCTGCTTGGTCTCCTTCTGGTCACGACGATACTGGTCGTCATCGCGGTGTCGCAGGCACCGGGGACGACGAGTGACGCAGTAGATATGTGGCTCATCGAGATTGCGCCGTCGGTCGGCGGGGTCACGACGAGCGTCATCTACGTCACGCTGTTTCTCGCTCTGTTCACAACCGAATACGCGATCATCGAGTCGTTCGTCCGGAACAGTTCCGATATCATCTACGAGCTGTACGGGCGAGAAGCGGGCTGGAGCCTGCCGCGGCTGTTCTGGGGGTTGCTGACCGTCTTCTGTGGCTGGGGCGTGCTCATCCTCACCCTGCCGATATCGATATCCGACCCCTTCGGACTCCTGGTCGTTGGGGCAGCGATGTCCGGGTTGTTGATGTGGCCCTACATCGTCATCGTCCAGCTCGTCAACACAGTCCGGCTCCCGGAACATACGATGCCGGGCTGGGGGCGCGTCGTCGCGATGTGGGTCGCCGCCGCGTTTTTCGGGTATTTCAGCGTCCTCTTGATTGGCACGGGACTGACGACACGGCTGGGATTACGGGCGTTCACCGTCAAGCCAACCGTACTCGGCAGTGGACTGGGAGGGTACGTCCTCTGGGCAGTCTTCCTGCTCGTCCAGGTGTATACGATGTATCGAGTCGGACGTGCGAAGGTTGCGGCAGACGGAACGGTCGCTGACGCGGCCACTGCGAAAGGGTGGTTCTCGTGA
- a CDS encoding L-lactate permease, with protein MSEHTLVLLALLPLATIAVLMVGLYQPATRTMPIAWAVAAIAAFVGWQMSPRFIAAASIRGALTATRILVIVFGAILLLYTLKQSGAFEVINAGFSSISDDRRVQVILLVFLMGSFIEGAAGFGTPAAIVGPLLVGLGFPPLAAVVVALTGNILAITFGAVGTPLIIGLRDVVFAEGTGAAQQVLQQGGYESVGAYVAQIGVWAAIIHAIVGIAIPFIGVAMMTRFFGEERSIKPALEVLPLCLFAWASFAIPYVATAYFLGPTFPGLLGAMVGLLVVTTTLRAGYFLPDDEWDFGPQDQWPDHWIGSIEPGEGVGTTTGDSREGTVAADGGTATFEQSHSQDMSLGMAWLPYLLVAALLVVTRVVGPIQEFLATNGVLMWNNILGTPFSEGVELFYLPGSLFVLVAVITYALHGMDTDGIKASWSEALRNIAPAVVALWFAVATVMIMQRTGSAVVLETAPINSGMLGLLSEITASTTGQMFPFFSGFIGAFGAFIAGSNTVSDILFGLFQFQAAQQIGAPTQIIVAAQAVGGAIGNLIAIHNVVAALTVVGLIGEEGRVIRLELIPVLYYGVFTGILTLILAYVVAPGAF; from the coding sequence ATGTCTGAGCACACACTGGTGCTCCTGGCACTGCTGCCGCTGGCGACGATTGCGGTGCTGATGGTCGGGCTGTACCAGCCCGCGACACGCACGATGCCGATTGCGTGGGCGGTGGCGGCTATCGCCGCCTTCGTCGGCTGGCAGATGTCCCCCCGATTCATCGCCGCCGCGTCGATACGCGGTGCGCTGACAGCGACCAGAATTCTCGTTATCGTCTTCGGGGCGATACTCCTCCTGTACACGCTGAAACAGTCCGGTGCGTTCGAGGTGATCAATGCTGGGTTCTCCTCGATTAGCGACGACCGGCGCGTACAGGTCATCCTGCTCGTGTTCCTCATGGGGTCGTTCATCGAGGGAGCAGCCGGCTTCGGGACGCCTGCGGCCATCGTCGGCCCGCTGCTGGTCGGCCTCGGTTTCCCGCCGCTTGCCGCCGTGGTCGTCGCGCTCACGGGGAACATCCTCGCGATCACGTTCGGTGCGGTCGGCACGCCGCTGATAATCGGATTGCGTGACGTGGTCTTCGCAGAGGGGACGGGCGCTGCACAGCAGGTGCTTCAGCAGGGCGGCTACGAGAGCGTCGGCGCATACGTCGCCCAGATAGGCGTCTGGGCTGCGATCATCCACGCTATCGTCGGCATCGCCATTCCCTTTATCGGCGTGGCGATGATGACCCGCTTCTTCGGCGAGGAGCGGTCGATCAAGCCCGCACTCGAAGTCCTGCCGCTGTGTCTCTTCGCGTGGGCTTCCTTCGCAATTCCCTACGTCGCGACTGCGTACTTCCTCGGCCCGACGTTCCCGGGCCTGCTGGGTGCGATGGTCGGACTCCTCGTCGTCACGACGACGCTCCGGGCCGGCTACTTCCTTCCCGACGACGAGTGGGACTTCGGTCCACAGGACCAGTGGCCGGACCACTGGATCGGCAGCATCGAACCCGGAGAGGGTGTCGGCACCACTACGGGCGACAGCCGAGAGGGTACGGTTGCGGCCGACGGCGGCACGGCAACGTTTGAACAATCCCATTCGCAGGACATGTCGCTGGGGATGGCCTGGCTGCCGTACCTCCTCGTGGCTGCGCTGCTCGTCGTGACTCGCGTCGTCGGTCCGATTCAGGAGTTCCTGGCGACCAACGGCGTTCTCATGTGGAACAACATTCTCGGCACGCCGTTCTCAGAGGGCGTCGAGTTGTTCTACCTCCCCGGCAGCCTCTTCGTGCTGGTCGCGGTGATCACCTACGCGCTCCACGGGATGGACACTGACGGTATCAAAGCCTCGTGGAGTGAGGCACTCCGGAACATCGCACCAGCCGTCGTCGCGCTGTGGTTCGCAGTTGCCACGGTCATGATTATGCAACGAACCGGCAGTGCCGTCGTGCTGGAGACCGCGCCGATCAACTCCGGGATGCTCGGCCTGCTGTCGGAGATTACTGCGAGCACGACCGGCCAGATGTTCCCGTTCTTCTCGGGCTTCATCGGTGCGTTCGGCGCGTTCATCGCTGGCTCGAATACGGTCAGCGACATCCTGTTCGGACTGTTCCAGTTCCAGGCCGCCCAGCAGATCGGTGCGCCGACGCAGATCATCGTCGCCGCACAGGCGGTCGGTGGCGCAATCGGTAACCTCATCGCGATTCACAACGTTGTGGCCGCGCTCACCGTGGTCGGCCTCATCGGCGAGGAGGGACGCGTCATCCGCCTCGAACTGATTCCGGTACTGTACTACGGCGTGTTCACGGGCATACTGACGCTCATCCTGGCCTACGTCGTGGCACCGGGCGCGTTCTAA
- a CDS encoding helix-turn-helix transcriptional regulator — translation MSNTADDGRADGSPPSTAEFTPERVLSVFQDRTDQAKPLTATDVMDALGCSRKTAHNKLDILVERGELETRKVGARSRVWWIPFSQLVGTGTEPHQDREPPVERSIADADLPGTGETLDDRRTALRAAYDYLRENPDTDAGKLITEVFQEHPAGYKTADEWWDAIGPALEDLPQVDLAADHEHVWHYVGG, via the coding sequence CCGCGGACGATGGTCGGGCTGACGGGTCGCCACCGTCCACGGCAGAGTTCACACCGGAGCGAGTGCTCTCGGTGTTTCAAGATCGGACGGACCAAGCGAAGCCGTTGACAGCAACCGATGTGATGGACGCGCTCGGCTGTTCCCGGAAGACGGCACACAACAAGCTCGACATACTCGTGGAACGAGGGGAGCTGGAAACGCGAAAAGTCGGCGCACGGAGTCGGGTCTGGTGGATCCCGTTCTCCCAGCTCGTCGGCACAGGCACGGAGCCACACCAGGACCGCGAGCCACCAGTCGAGCGCAGCATCGCCGATGCGGACCTACCGGGGACGGGGGAGACACTGGACGACCGACGTACGGCGTTGCGGGCCGCGTACGATTATCTTCGTGAAAACCCTGATACCGATGCCGGGAAACTCATTACCGAGGTGTTTCAGGAACACCCGGCGGGCTACAAAACCGCTGACGAGTGGTGGGACGCTATCGGACCCGCTCTAGAGGACCTCCCACAGGTTGACCTGGCTGCCGACCACGAACACGTCTGGCACTACGTCGGTGGGTGA